The proteins below come from a single Deltaproteobacteria bacterium genomic window:
- a CDS encoding acyl-CoA/acyl-ACP dehydrogenase has translation MDYFPLIVTEQDKMIAQVIRKFVDQEIMPVRDKIDDDTDHVLINEILSKLDALGLFQAGSRSDEGGDAPRPTFVTNCIVIEEMSRGDAGIGMVAVISGWAMAPAITVRNREVMELFQSMAQKKSPCLACFAMTEPASGCDVENLPELHGRTIATRAVQDGDYWVINGAKRFPSSAGVSSLYCVACQADPEKGEEGIALIYVPADVKGLSFGKFEMKAGLQADRNADIFFDDVRVPLSYRASGPGRDAELLKSNLTNGRVGTAAAAIGVAKATFEEVLKYTGERVVAGKPIREHSIAAGILAEMAMGIEIAQAHCLQAAYMLSHPEEFGPPHSDAMLCQASITKNYATEMAIMVTNKAMELMGSYGYIRDYHVEKYWRDVKELQLWLGGAQLGRFDVVRGYYPYKKT, from the coding sequence ATGGATTATTTTCCATTGATCGTGACGGAACAGGATAAAATGATCGCACAGGTTATTCGCAAATTCGTTGATCAGGAGATCATGCCTGTTCGGGACAAGATTGATGACGACACCGACCATGTTCTGATCAATGAAATTCTCTCCAAACTTGACGCCCTGGGTTTATTCCAGGCCGGATCACGAAGTGACGAGGGAGGGGATGCGCCGAGGCCCACGTTTGTTACGAATTGCATCGTGATCGAGGAAATGTCGCGGGGTGACGCCGGGATTGGAATGGTAGCGGTCATCAGCGGATGGGCCATGGCCCCGGCTATCACCGTCAGAAACAGGGAAGTCATGGAGCTGTTTCAATCCATGGCGCAAAAAAAGTCGCCCTGCCTGGCCTGTTTTGCCATGACCGAGCCTGCAAGCGGATGCGATGTCGAGAATCTGCCTGAGCTTCACGGGCGCACCATCGCAACCCGCGCTGTCCAGGACGGAGACTACTGGGTCATTAATGGCGCCAAGAGATTTCCCAGCAGCGCTGGCGTATCCTCCCTTTACTGCGTCGCCTGCCAGGCTGATCCGGAAAAAGGTGAAGAAGGCATCGCCCTTATTTACGTGCCTGCTGATGTAAAAGGGCTCAGCTTTGGCAAGTTCGAGATGAAGGCCGGATTGCAGGCGGACCGTAACGCCGATATTTTTTTTGATGACGTCCGAGTGCCTTTATCCTACCGGGCCAGCGGACCGGGCCGGGATGCGGAGCTGCTTAAGAGCAACCTCACCAACGGCCGGGTCGGGACCGCGGCCGCGGCTATCGGAGTCGCTAAAGCAACTTTCGAGGAAGTCCTGAAATACACGGGCGAACGAGTCGTGGCAGGCAAACCGATTCGAGAGCATTCGATCGCTGCGGGCATACTGGCAGAGATGGCTATGGGCATTGAGATCGCCCAGGCGCATTGTCTCCAGGCGGCTTACATGCTCAGCCACCCTGAAGAGTTCGGGCCTCCCCATTCAGACGCCATGCTTTGCCAGGCAAGCATTACCAAGAACTATGCCACGGAAATGGCTATCATGGTCACGAATAAGGCCATGGAGCTGATGGGCTCATACGGCTATATCCGTGATTACCATGTCGAAAAGTACTGGCGCGACGTGAAAGAGCTTCAGCTCTGGCTGGGCGGCGCGCAATTAGGACGCTTTGATGTCGTGCGCGGCTACTACCCATACAAAAAAACCTGA
- a CDS encoding electron transfer flavoprotein subunit beta/FixA family protein, whose amino-acid sequence MKIIVLVKQVPATDKIKMDEETGTMIRDGIESELNPLDLYAVEEAVRIKERLDNSVEISVISMGPKKAVEAIKSALALGCDQGYLLSDKKFAGSDTWATAYALSAAIKKLAGDFDIILCGERATDGETGQVGPEVGTYLGLPVLTYVSEIEEIGNTRIIAYRAVEGGHEKVEASTPVLISVVKEINDPRMPNFAGKMKAKKAEIPVLTANDIGADDERIGLKGSATRVVKIFRPQVARSGTVVSGIEDLEGAVDGLVNILRENQLVKR is encoded by the coding sequence TTGAAAATAATTGTTTTGGTAAAACAGGTCCCGGCTACTGATAAAATTAAAATGGATGAAGAAACCGGAACCATGATTAGAGACGGCATTGAGTCTGAACTGAATCCCCTTGATCTTTACGCCGTGGAAGAGGCGGTCAGGATTAAAGAAAGGTTGGATAACAGCGTTGAAATCAGCGTTATTTCGATGGGCCCCAAAAAGGCGGTTGAAGCGATTAAGAGCGCTCTAGCTCTCGGTTGCGACCAGGGGTATCTGCTTTCAGACAAGAAATTCGCCGGGTCAGATACCTGGGCCACGGCCTATGCTTTATCCGCGGCGATTAAAAAATTGGCAGGAGACTTTGATATCATCCTCTGTGGAGAGAGGGCCACTGATGGAGAAACAGGGCAGGTGGGTCCGGAAGTTGGAACCTACCTGGGCCTTCCAGTCCTTACTTACGTTAGTGAGATCGAAGAAATTGGCAACACAAGGATCATTGCCTACCGGGCTGTCGAAGGCGGACACGAGAAAGTTGAAGCTAGCACCCCGGTGCTTATCAGTGTGGTCAAGGAAATCAATGATCCGAGAATGCCCAACTTTGCAGGCAAGATGAAGGCAAAAAAAGCTGAAATTCCCGTGCTTACGGCAAATGATATCGGTGCTGATGACGAGAGAATCGGGCTCAAGGGTTCGGCTACCAGGGTGGTGAAGATCTTTCGACCTCAAGTAGCAAGAAGCGGAACGGTTGTCTCCGGGATTGAGGATTTAGAAGGTGCTGTGGATGGATTAGTTAATATTTTACGCGAAAATCAATTAGTTAAGAGATAG
- a CDS encoding 2-hydroxyacyl-CoA dehydratase, with protein sequence MGTQNNSALERIVTNFELASALPDDLDLESPAMKAVIDAMPESRRATFLAMFKDPDVREISTIFNRSSGKYWRSLLTARDEGKKIVFVPFNFAPEIFHALNMVPVCVEVLTTMAQNLEEGVEEYLDLAVERGLPDTMCSTQRGVIGLFEAGILEKPDLIINGALGSCDPNSKAFEYMAEKFDIPALYLDIPYYHDKRALDYYARGFKNAVKAIEEMTGHKLDPDRLHEVVDYTNQATELFFEINELKKNVPNPVPNYYNMQHVGTKFMMVGTPEAVDYYKKALEVSKDRLKKGKHVLPEERIRVFFIYTFFYFDSSIYSWFQDEIGVSYLMDVLSAFDFNPYIDTSSVDSMLYGLAEEMFNLPMTRQLAGSWDMHANWLWDMLYYGKTYKADCAVFSGHLACKQAWGVYRLVSDAIKKELGIPTLRLEGDGWDARITPMSVIKEQLEEFFETLV encoded by the coding sequence ATGGGTACTCAAAATAATAGCGCACTTGAAAGGATAGTAACCAACTTTGAGCTGGCTTCCGCCCTGCCCGATGATCTGGACCTGGAATCCCCTGCGATGAAGGCTGTCATTGACGCGATGCCTGAATCCAGAAGAGCCACCTTCCTGGCCATGTTTAAGGATCCGGACGTTAGAGAGATATCTACGATATTCAACCGCAGCTCAGGAAAGTACTGGAGGAGTCTGCTGACCGCGAGGGATGAAGGAAAGAAAATCGTGTTCGTGCCTTTCAATTTCGCTCCTGAAATCTTTCATGCCTTGAATATGGTGCCGGTATGTGTGGAAGTCCTGACCACGATGGCGCAGAACCTGGAGGAAGGGGTTGAAGAATACCTTGACCTGGCTGTTGAACGCGGGCTGCCCGACACGATGTGTTCCACTCAGAGGGGGGTCATCGGCCTGTTTGAGGCGGGAATCTTAGAGAAGCCCGATCTCATCATCAACGGCGCCCTTGGTTCCTGCGATCCTAATTCCAAGGCCTTTGAATACATGGCTGAAAAATTCGACATCCCGGCCCTTTACCTTGATATTCCATATTACCATGATAAACGGGCGCTTGATTATTATGCGCGGGGGTTTAAAAACGCGGTTAAGGCGATCGAGGAAATGACGGGCCATAAGCTCGACCCGGATCGCCTCCATGAGGTCGTGGACTATACGAACCAAGCTACTGAACTCTTCTTTGAAATAAACGAGCTGAAAAAAAACGTGCCCAATCCGGTGCCCAACTACTATAACATGCAGCACGTCGGTACGAAATTTATGATGGTCGGCACCCCTGAAGCCGTGGACTACTATAAAAAAGCCCTCGAGGTATCCAAAGACCGCCTGAAAAAGGGGAAACACGTCCTGCCTGAAGAAAGGATTCGCGTCTTTTTCATTTATACCTTTTTTTATTTCGACAGCTCCATCTATTCGTGGTTTCAAGACGAAATAGGCGTTTCATATCTCATGGATGTGCTTTCAGCCTTTGATTTCAATCCGTATATAGATACATCGAGTGTGGACAGTATGCTCTACGGGCTGGCGGAAGAGATGTTTAACCTGCCCATGACCCGCCAGCTGGCCGGAAGCTGGGACATGCACGCCAACTGGCTCTGGGATATGCTTTATTATGGAAAAACCTATAAGGCTGACTGCGCTGTTTTTTCAGGTCATCTCGCGTGCAAACAGGCCTGGGGCGTTTACAGGCTGGTCAGCGACGCCATAAAAAAAGAGCTGGGCATACCGACCCTGCGATTGGAAGGAGACGGCTGGGACGCGCGAATAACTCCCATGTCAGTCATCAAAGAACAGCTTGAAGAATTTTTTGAAACACTAGTTTAA
- a CDS encoding enoyl-CoA hydratase/isomerase, which yields MNYERIKLNIEDNIAVLTLNHPEVLNAISPQMLDELKHALAQVNTPATGVRCLVITGSGRGFCAGANISRSKKNTEVNQESPARRPLDETYNPFFLQLRDLRMPLITAVNGPAAGIGMSLALMGDIVLAARSAYFLQAFRRIGLIPDGGSTFLLPRLIGMARAMELSLLAERLPAEKALAWGLINQVHDDDCLMTEALNLARDLATGPTIVFGLIRKAFWESPDNTYEQQLHLESMLQGEASQSEDYREGVEAFWQKRSPRFKGK from the coding sequence ATGAATTACGAGCGTATTAAGCTCAATATCGAAGATAACATTGCAGTTCTGACTTTAAACCACCCGGAAGTCCTGAATGCTATCTCACCTCAAATGCTTGACGAATTAAAGCACGCCCTGGCGCAGGTCAATACTCCGGCTACAGGTGTGCGCTGTCTGGTGATAACGGGCTCGGGACGCGGCTTCTGCGCCGGCGCTAATATCTCTCGTTCAAAAAAAAACACAGAGGTGAATCAAGAATCACCTGCCAGGAGACCGCTGGATGAGACCTATAATCCGTTTTTCTTGCAACTGCGAGATCTCAGGATGCCTCTCATCACGGCGGTTAATGGACCGGCGGCCGGTATCGGTATGAGCCTGGCGCTCATGGGGGACATCGTCCTGGCGGCTCGCTCCGCTTATTTCCTGCAAGCGTTTCGCAGGATCGGCCTCATCCCGGATGGTGGGTCCACCTTTCTCCTCCCTCGCCTTATCGGCATGGCTCGCGCAATGGAATTATCACTGCTGGCTGAAAGACTTCCGGCGGAAAAGGCCTTAGCGTGGGGGCTGATTAACCAGGTACATGATGACGACTGCCTCATGACCGAGGCGCTGAACCTTGCCAGGGATTTGGCTACCGGACCGACCATCGTTTTTGGCCTCATTCGTAAAGCATTTTGGGAAAGCCCGGATAATACCTATGAGCAACAACTTCACCTTGAAAGTATGCTGCAAGGTGAAGCCAGCCAGAGCGAAGATTATCGTGAAGGGGTCGAAGCCTTCTGGCAAAAACGCTCCCCGCGTTTCAAAGGAAAATAA
- a CDS encoding mandelate racemase/muconate lactonizing enzyme family protein: MKITDVTLYHVSIPLKETFWPTWVPGRPQEHNDFTLIKISTDEGIEGYSAGVIFGESEALGAILAAYLRGTDPFDIERIQSLLGQAAITGWRNFWVEPACWDIIGKKEGKPVYELLGGRARPIPVYLSTGEMHEPEKRVDELLAMKERGFKTVKLRVKNVDLKDDIRHVEMVRKGVGDDMVLGVDANQGWLITIFQQIPAWSLERAKEFASACYDNNFEWLEEPLDSRDYDGNAELKKVSKVKISGAELNYGWDEIKIMLEKDCFDIYQPDATFAGGIAQVKQVIDTCHERQRLFSPHTWTNGIGFYINWNMALADVKSNLPLEYPLEEPSWIPEIRDGIIEPIIPDENGMLQPFNKSGLGFEIDNDLLRRYGVQFFSSQA; encoded by the coding sequence ATGAAAATCACTGACGTCACACTCTATCACGTCTCGATACCACTGAAAGAAACCTTCTGGCCGACCTGGGTTCCTGGACGTCCCCAGGAGCACAACGACTTCACTTTAATAAAAATCTCAACAGACGAGGGGATTGAAGGATATTCAGCCGGTGTGATCTTTGGGGAAAGCGAAGCTCTGGGAGCCATACTAGCAGCGTATTTAAGGGGCACAGATCCCTTTGATATCGAAAGAATTCAGAGCCTCCTCGGGCAAGCAGCAATTACTGGATGGAGAAACTTCTGGGTTGAACCGGCATGCTGGGACATCATTGGTAAGAAAGAAGGCAAGCCCGTGTATGAACTGCTCGGCGGCCGGGCACGGCCGATTCCGGTGTACCTTTCAACCGGCGAAATGCACGAGCCGGAAAAACGGGTGGATGAATTGCTGGCCATGAAAGAGCGAGGCTTTAAGACAGTGAAACTCCGGGTAAAGAACGTGGACCTGAAAGACGATATACGCCATGTTGAGATGGTGCGCAAGGGTGTTGGCGATGATATGGTTTTAGGCGTTGATGCGAACCAGGGCTGGCTGATCACCATTTTTCAACAGATTCCCGCATGGAGTCTGGAACGGGCCAAAGAGTTTGCGAGCGCCTGTTATGATAATAACTTCGAGTGGCTCGAAGAACCTTTGGATTCTCGCGACTACGACGGAAATGCGGAGTTAAAGAAAGTATCAAAAGTAAAAATTTCAGGCGCGGAGCTCAATTACGGCTGGGATGAAATCAAGATCATGCTTGAAAAGGACTGTTTTGATATTTATCAGCCGGATGCTACTTTTGCCGGTGGCATCGCCCAGGTGAAGCAGGTCATTGATACGTGCCATGAGAGGCAGCGGTTGTTCTCGCCTCACACCTGGACGAACGGTATCGGATTTTATATCAACTGGAACATGGCTCTGGCCGATGTAAAAAGCAATCTGCCTTTAGAGTATCCACTGGAAGAACCATCGTGGATCCCTGAGATTCGGGATGGTATCATCGAACCCATAATACCGGATGAAAATGGTATGCTGCAACCTTTTAATAAATCAGGGCTTGGCTTTGAAATAGACAATGATTTACTGCGTAGATATGGAGTACAATTCTTCAGTTCACAGGCTTAA
- a CDS encoding 2-hydroxyacyl-CoA dehydratase has translation MGAFEELAEVSEVHQNKYVSDWKDQGKKVVGFVCSYLPEEILYAVDILPYRITGKGVKDTSQADSYLTRVNCTFARCCLELGFSGGFDFLDGVVFINGCDHIRRTFDNWKAHPSALPFMYLLPVPHLINPEARQWYKEEVIKLKEEVEKYFHVEVTPEKLAAAVATYNETRSLLKKLYDLRASDETPFSGADVLTILSASAAMPKSEFNKLLNRLLQEAETSQNESSKKIRLLIAGSLMDDPEFIENVEDLGAIVVSDALCFGAKNFWDLTDESGDVFESLIDRYFYHAPCPRMAGQYSERLGFVKEQAERARVDGVILEHIKFCDTHGADNALLKMDLEKAGIPTIELERQYGPLADAGRLRTRAQAFLERIRR, from the coding sequence ATGGGCGCTTTTGAAGAGCTGGCAGAAGTTTCTGAGGTTCATCAGAATAAATACGTCAGTGACTGGAAAGATCAAGGGAAAAAGGTCGTCGGGTTTGTCTGCTCTTACCTCCCAGAAGAAATCCTCTACGCTGTGGATATCCTGCCTTACAGGATTACAGGCAAAGGAGTAAAAGATACATCGCAGGCGGATTCTTATCTTACCAGGGTGAATTGCACCTTTGCTCGCTGCTGTCTTGAGCTGGGTTTTAGCGGTGGGTTCGATTTCCTGGACGGCGTGGTGTTTATAAACGGCTGCGATCACATCCGCCGAACCTTTGATAACTGGAAGGCTCATCCCAGCGCCCTCCCTTTTATGTATCTGCTCCCTGTTCCGCACCTTATAAATCCTGAAGCAAGACAGTGGTATAAAGAAGAAGTCATAAAGCTCAAGGAAGAGGTTGAGAAGTATTTCCATGTAGAGGTTACACCAGAAAAGCTGGCCGCGGCGGTGGCTACTTACAATGAGACCAGAAGTCTGTTAAAAAAGTTATATGACTTAAGGGCAAGTGATGAGACTCCATTTTCTGGCGCCGACGTGCTCACTATTTTATCGGCAAGCGCTGCCATGCCCAAGAGTGAATTCAATAAGTTATTGAACCGGCTGCTTCAGGAGGCCGAAACAAGCCAGAATGAGTCTAGTAAAAAAATTCGGCTGCTCATTGCAGGCAGCCTGATGGATGATCCTGAATTTATTGAAAACGTGGAAGACCTAGGCGCAATCGTGGTCTCTGACGCGCTCTGCTTTGGGGCAAAGAATTTCTGGGACCTGACGGACGAAAGCGGCGATGTCTTTGAATCCCTTATTGATCGGTATTTTTATCATGCGCCTTGTCCGCGCATGGCCGGGCAGTATTCAGAAAGATTGGGTTTTGTGAAAGAACAGGCCGAGCGCGCTCGGGTTGACGGGGTCATTCTGGAACATATAAAATTCTGCGACACGCATGGCGCGGATAACGCCCTTTTAAAAATGGACCTCGAGAAGGCGGGCATTCCGACCATTGAGCTGGAGAGGCAGTATGGACCTTTAGCCGACGCCGGCCGCCTCCGCACGCGCGCTCAGGCATTTCTTGAAAGAATCAGGAGATAA
- a CDS encoding 2-hydroxyglutaryl-CoA dehydratase: MIVAGCDVGSLTAEAVILDNGTILGSEIIRVRPRPEQSARDVMDKLLQRLELSYEAIVYCISTGYGRETISFADDNISEISCHGQGAHWLVSTIRTVIDVGGQDCKAIKVDKDGLLEDFVMNDKCAAGTGRSLELMSEALGTDVSQLGPLSLKASEALVITNQCSIFAEMEIMHYLCEEKNVADIAAGINEAMARRVKLLAGKIGVKEDIGVTGGVSKNIGVVQNLERMLGKKFIRFPEDPQIIGALGAAIFAAERAKQ; this comes from the coding sequence ATGATTGTTGCAGGATGTGATGTTGGTTCCCTGACCGCTGAAGCTGTGATTCTGGACAATGGAACGATCTTGGGATCCGAGATTATTCGCGTCAGACCGAGGCCCGAGCAGTCAGCCAGGGATGTCATGGATAAGTTGCTCCAAAGGTTGGAGCTTTCCTATGAAGCTATTGTTTACTGTATTAGTACCGGTTACGGACGGGAAACCATCTCCTTTGCTGACGACAATATTAGTGAGATATCATGCCATGGTCAAGGGGCTCACTGGCTTGTCTCAACCATCAGGACCGTGATTGACGTCGGTGGGCAGGACTGCAAGGCAATTAAAGTGGATAAAGACGGCCTTTTGGAAGACTTTGTCATGAACGATAAATGCGCCGCAGGAACGGGAAGATCGTTAGAACTCATGTCCGAAGCCCTTGGCACTGATGTGTCTCAACTCGGCCCCCTCTCACTCAAAGCCTCCGAAGCGCTTGTTATCACCAATCAGTGCAGCATCTTCGCGGAAATGGAGATCATGCATTATCTCTGCGAAGAGAAGAACGTCGCTGATATCGCGGCTGGCATTAATGAGGCCATGGCTCGCCGCGTTAAACTGCTAGCTGGCAAAATAGGCGTAAAAGAAGATATTGGCGTGACAGGCGGTGTTTCTAAAAATATTGGCGTGGTGCAAAACCTCGAACGAATGCTCGGAAAAAAATTCATCAGATTCCCCGAAGATCCACAAATTATCGGCGCCTTGGGCGCGGCTATTTTTGCCGCTGAAAGAGCGAAGCAATAA
- a CDS encoding AAA family ATPase — MTALASQKRLVAVCGKGGSGKTALVVLITKYLLQISQRRLLVIDADPTMNLAPVLGVEAEKTVNDIREKIIKEARRARAAEQYHLARSLDYMLLEALIETKEFSLLVMGRPDSLGCYCPVNDLLREGIETLTKHFDAILIDGEAGVEQISRQVIRSVDTTIIVSDVSGRGFQTAALIKKVIESHKIIKYKKMGLVLNRVRGDDSALQEYIAQTGLELFGCIPEDENIMRFDMQARPLLQVPDDSPAFIAVKQILARLELLGR, encoded by the coding sequence ATGACCGCGTTAGCGTCACAAAAAAGGCTAGTCGCCGTCTGCGGCAAGGGCGGCAGCGGCAAGACCGCTCTGGTCGTTCTTATAACCAAGTATCTCTTGCAAATCAGCCAGAGGAGGCTGCTGGTCATTGATGCGGACCCGACCATGAACCTTGCCCCGGTCCTGGGGGTGGAGGCCGAAAAAACAGTTAACGATATTCGCGAGAAGATTATTAAGGAGGCGCGGAGAGCCAGAGCCGCGGAACAATATCACCTGGCCCGCTCACTTGACTACATGCTGCTCGAAGCGCTCATAGAAACTAAAGAATTCAGCCTGCTCGTGATGGGCCGTCCGGATTCGCTTGGCTGCTACTGCCCGGTGAACGACCTGCTCAGGGAAGGCATCGAGACCCTGACCAAGCATTTCGATGCAATCCTCATTGACGGTGAGGCAGGGGTAGAGCAAATAAGCCGGCAGGTGATCCGAAGCGTGGACACCACGATCATCGTCTCTGACGTTTCCGGGCGCGGTTTTCAAACGGCAGCGCTTATCAAAAAAGTCATTGAATCTCATAAGATCATCAAATATAAAAAGATGGGCCTGGTTCTCAACCGGGTGCGCGGTGATGATTCAGCACTGCAGGAATACATCGCCCAAACAGGCCTCGAACTGTTCGGCTGCATCCCGGAGGATGAAAATATCATGCGCTTCGACATGCAGGCCAGGCCCCTGCTTCAGGTACCGGATGATTCACCCGCCTTTATCGCTGTAAAGCAAATCCTTGCGCGGCTGGAATTATTAGGCCGTTAA
- a CDS encoding acyl-CoA dehydrogenase family protein, with protein sequence MIDFEIAPLTKESQRLTREFNLNTVRRVSRYYDEHEHEEIKEVEEITEKSEAISRKLASLAGEKQGEGFSMASVIIGEERCWGDAALNISISNAFVGNMVVGAIGSPEQKARTAGKFVAFAITEPGCGSDTSAIQTTAQLDPETNEWVINGEKIFITGGRLCEFAVVWATLDRSLGRAAIKSFLIENNNPGMTVTKLENKLGFRASDTVTLVFEDCRIPYDDILGSPEIKPKTTSKTGFKSVMATFDASRPAVAALAVGIGQAALDFTKEKLEQEGFTFPYDRGQHALQAIQASILDMEANIEAARLLTWRSASMLETGQRNSLEASMAKSKAGRTATLVTEKCVELLGPLGYSRNWLVEKWMRDCKVTDIFEGTGQINSLIIARNILGFSRDQLK encoded by the coding sequence ATGATTGATTTCGAAATAGCGCCATTGACCAAAGAAAGCCAAAGGCTAACGCGTGAGTTTAATCTAAATACGGTTAGAAGGGTTTCCCGTTATTATGATGAGCATGAGCATGAGGAGATAAAGGAAGTAGAGGAGATCACGGAAAAATCAGAGGCTATTTCCAGAAAGTTAGCTTCACTGGCAGGAGAAAAACAGGGTGAAGGGTTTAGCATGGCCAGTGTCATCATAGGCGAGGAGAGATGCTGGGGCGATGCCGCCCTGAACATAAGCATCTCCAACGCCTTTGTCGGAAACATGGTTGTAGGCGCTATCGGCTCTCCTGAACAAAAGGCTCGTACGGCCGGTAAATTTGTGGCCTTTGCCATCACCGAGCCGGGTTGCGGTTCAGACACCTCGGCCATTCAAACCACGGCTCAGCTCGACCCTGAAACTAATGAATGGGTCATAAACGGCGAGAAAATCTTCATCACCGGGGGGCGTCTTTGTGAGTTCGCTGTGGTCTGGGCCACGCTCGACCGAAGCCTGGGCCGGGCCGCTATAAAAAGTTTTTTAATAGAAAATAATAATCCGGGCATGACCGTAACCAAGCTCGAAAACAAGCTCGGATTCCGGGCCTCGGATACAGTAACACTGGTCTTTGAAGACTGCCGTATTCCTTACGACGATATCTTAGGCAGCCCGGAGATTAAACCGAAAACGACTTCCAAGACAGGGTTTAAAAGCGTTATGGCGACCTTTGACGCCAGCCGGCCTGCCGTGGCCGCTTTGGCGGTGGGTATCGGCCAGGCTGCGCTGGACTTCACCAAAGAGAAGCTGGAACAAGAAGGATTCACCTTCCCTTATGACCGGGGCCAGCATGCGCTTCAGGCCATTCAGGCCTCAATCCTGGACATGGAAGCAAATATCGAGGCGGCGCGTCTCCTGACCTGGCGATCAGCATCCATGCTTGAAACCGGGCAGCGAAACAGTCTCGAAGCCTCTATGGCCAAGAGCAAGGCCGGACGGACCGCCACCCTGGTCACGGAAAAATGCGTGGAACTCCTTGGGCCGCTGGGATATTCACGTAATTGGCTGGTCGAGAAGTGGATGCGGGATTGCAAGGTTACTGACATCTTCGAAGGTACAGGTCAAATTAATTCCTTAATTATTGCCCGCAACATTTTAGGCTTCTCTCGCGACCAGCTGAAATAA
- a CDS encoding 3-hydroxyacyl-CoA dehydrogenase family protein, whose product MNLEDIKQIGILGAGVMGGGIAQSAILAGYNVIVRDLTDEICEKAKDTIINGRFGIKSGVERGKHTQEEMDQALARLTFTTKVEDLKDCDLIIEAIGGGADGAIENKDMKLKVFAELDKIVKKEAIFASNTSMFTIADLAVATERKDRFIGMHLFSPANIMKLVEVTYTPDVSEDVIKLLEDLTKSWNKTPVRVKDVPGDTGFIGNRVMFAARREALKIVEQGIATAEDVNTAMRLGFNWPAGPLPLGGPGARSGWQ is encoded by the coding sequence ATGAACCTGGAGGACATTAAACAAATTGGAATTTTGGGCGCCGGTGTGATGGGAGGTGGTATTGCCCAGTCGGCCATTCTCGCTGGCTACAATGTCATTGTCCGCGATCTAACAGACGAAATTTGCGAAAAGGCTAAAGACACAATCATTAACGGTCGGTTTGGAATAAAAAGTGGTGTCGAACGAGGTAAACACACCCAGGAGGAGATGGACCAGGCCCTGGCAAGACTTACCTTCACGACAAAAGTTGAGGACTTGAAGGACTGCGATCTGATCATTGAGGCCATCGGAGGCGGCGCGGACGGCGCCATTGAGAACAAGGACATGAAGCTTAAGGTTTTTGCCGAGTTGGACAAGATTGTAAAGAAGGAAGCTATTTTTGCCAGCAATACCTCCATGTTTACCATTGCCGACCTGGCAGTGGCCACTGAACGCAAGGATCGGTTCATCGGGATGCATCTCTTCAGCCCGGCCAACATCATGAAACTGGTCGAAGTGACCTATACTCCGGATGTTTCTGAAGATGTAATAAAGCTGCTCGAAGACCTGACCAAGAGTTGGAACAAGACCCCGGTTCGGGTGAAGGATGTGCCTGGAGATACGGGGTTCATTGGCAATCGTGTCATGTTTGCCGCCAGGCGAGAGGCCCTGAAGATTGTTGAGCAAGGAATCGCCACGGCTGAGGACGTCAATACGGCCATGAGGCTGGGATTCAACTGGCCGGCCGGCCCCCTTCCACTCGGAGGGCCAGGCGCCAGAAGCGGCTGGCAATAA